In the genome of Deltaproteobacteria bacterium, one region contains:
- a CDS encoding cbb3-type cytochrome c oxidase subunit I, whose translation MNKHTKRFIISSFIYFLAGCTLGVVSVAMPELVTVLRPVHAHLNLLGWVSMMIIGVSYFVIPLFIGKNPYSEKALTLHFATANIGIIGMVFSFATMNYGLLPLFALIEVFSSYLFLFNIISTAIKGEAVKELPSNWDFLMGEADKEVDKWASCFTQAATLYFVIGCSLGAYMALSASGWAFLKVHFHINLLGWITMMIYGVAYHIFPRFSRRDVKNKGLVKTNFIVANSGLLFMVAALILEGSLSSGLSQMFIGISGLIAGLAGLMFVYNILPSVLSAVETMGKASVRFVLASLTYLVLGIILGLLMAFMPGLTEKIMPVHAHLNVLGWITMMIYGVGYYIIPRFAGRELHSQAIAGLQFWIANAGLLFFLILYPLGGEMRQVATLFAFLELVAAVLFIYNIGRSLLKESF comes from the coding sequence ATGAATAAGCATACGAAAAGATTTATCATATCGTCGTTCATCTATTTTTTAGCGGGTTGCACTCTCGGTGTGGTCTCTGTGGCCATGCCTGAACTTGTGACTGTTCTTCGCCCCGTCCATGCCCATCTGAATCTGCTCGGCTGGGTTTCCATGATGATTATCGGTGTGAGCTATTTCGTTATTCCCCTGTTTATCGGAAAAAACCCCTATAGTGAAAAGGCCCTTACCCTTCATTTTGCAACGGCCAATATCGGGATTATCGGTATGGTCTTTTCTTTTGCCACAATGAATTATGGCCTTTTACCGCTTTTTGCCCTTATTGAAGTCTTTTCGTCTTACCTCTTTCTCTTTAATATTATCTCGACGGCCATCAAAGGGGAGGCGGTTAAAGAGCTTCCTTCGAACTGGGATTTTCTCATGGGAGAGGCTGATAAGGAGGTGGATAAATGGGCTTCCTGTTTTACGCAGGCGGCAACGCTTTATTTTGTAATAGGGTGTTCCCTCGGCGCTTACATGGCCCTGTCCGCTTCAGGGTGGGCTTTTTTGAAGGTCCATTTTCACATCAATCTTCTCGGCTGGATAACGATGATGATTTACGGTGTCGCCTACCATATTTTCCCCCGTTTTTCCCGTAGAGATGTAAAGAATAAAGGGCTTGTAAAAACCAACTTTATAGTGGCTAATTCAGGGCTTCTTTTTATGGTTGCCGCTCTTATTTTAGAGGGGAGTTTAAGCTCCGGGCTTTCACAGATGTTTATCGGGATTTCCGGACTCATTGCAGGGTTGGCAGGCCTTATGTTTGTTTATAATATTCTCCCCTCTGTATTGTCTGCCGTAGAGACTATGGGTAAGGCTTCGGTTCGCTTTGTTCTTGCCAGCCTCACTTATCTTGTGCTCGGTATCATACTTGGTCTGTTAATGGCATTCATGCCGGGACTTACTGAAAAAATCATGCCTGTCCATGCCCACCTAAACGTCCTTGGTTGGATTACCATGATGATTTATGGTGTCGGTTACTACATTATTCCAAGGTTTGCCGGCAGGGAGCTTCACAGTCAGGCTATTGCCGGTTTGCAGTTCTGGATTGCCAATGCAGGTCTCCTGTTCTTTCTTATCCTTTATCCCCTGGGAGGTGAGATGCGGCAGGTGGCGACTCTATTTGCATTCCTCGAACTGGTTGCTGCCGTCCTTTTTATCTATAATATAGGCCGTTCCCTCCTCAAAGAAAGTTTCTGA
- a CDS encoding carboxylate--amine ligase: MQLTGLLWGGKLLERVEFPTAEVLGPEASVDEIKDLIKRKGQVFIKPIFKGGVGKKGKSGLIGRASDITTAISEKERLYFAEHVHGTTSAKADGVTFEGGVAADHEVYFSLSDSTEFRAPVMTITHHGGVDIEELPADKIKVVPFDPLTGLKSFHVSNALEELGAPKEIISPLVQNLPKLWDLYNNYGMNMLELNPIRMSPNKKGRLVPVACDFKGSFDQDDPAWKRLELPSHLFASDYSEFEQEINQLRTYQGQSDVFVMNDKGTITAPTFGGGANALVTELLGDRATISSDFGGNPPYEKMFQISQICFKYWLKQSNVLFVIGGKANNTDIYETFRAMADALRWYFQTYGPTPLYVVVGRGGPNLIRGMAYMKDTLESLGLPYRVFGFDSAMSEVVNYALAADKWMEKEGRKQVSALIGA, encoded by the coding sequence ATGCAACTGACAGGTTTGTTATGGGGAGGAAAACTCCTTGAGAGAGTTGAATTCCCGACAGCGGAAGTCCTCGGGCCAGAGGCAAGCGTTGATGAGATCAAGGATCTTATCAAGAGGAAGGGGCAGGTTTTCATCAAGCCTATCTTCAAAGGAGGTGTCGGTAAAAAAGGTAAGTCCGGCCTTATCGGAAGGGCTTCCGATATTACAACGGCCATTTCAGAAAAGGAAAGACTTTATTTTGCGGAACATGTTCACGGCACGACAAGCGCCAAGGCTGACGGCGTTACTTTCGAAGGGGGAGTAGCGGCAGACCATGAAGTTTACTTTTCACTCAGTGATTCTACAGAATTCCGCGCACCTGTTATGACTATTACCCACCACGGTGGTGTCGATATCGAAGAGCTTCCGGCGGACAAGATCAAGGTTGTTCCCTTCGATCCGCTTACAGGACTGAAATCATTCCACGTATCCAATGCACTGGAAGAGCTGGGCGCTCCCAAGGAGATCATCAGCCCCCTCGTTCAGAACCTTCCCAAACTCTGGGACCTTTACAACAACTACGGCATGAATATGCTTGAACTGAACCCCATCAGGATGAGCCCGAACAAAAAAGGCAGACTCGTTCCTGTTGCCTGTGACTTTAAGGGTTCTTTCGATCAGGACGATCCGGCATGGAAGAGGCTTGAGCTTCCTTCTCACCTCTTTGCTTCCGACTACTCCGAGTTCGAGCAGGAAATTAACCAGCTTAGAACTTATCAGGGACAGTCCGATGTTTTCGTCATGAATGACAAGGGAACCATTACGGCGCCTACCTTCGGTGGTGGAGCCAATGCGCTTGTAACGGAGCTTCTCGGTGACAGGGCGACTATCTCTTCCGACTTCGGTGGTAACCCTCCCTATGAGAAGATGTTCCAGATTTCACAGATCTGCTTCAAGTACTGGCTCAAGCAGTCCAACGTGCTTTTTGTTATCGGTGGCAAGGCGAATAATACTGATATTTATGAAACATTCAGGGCCATGGCTGACGCGCTGAGATGGTATTTCCAGACCTACGGACCGACACCGCTTTATGTTGTTGTCGGAAGGGGCGGACCAAATCTCATCAGGGGTATGGCTTACATGAAGGACACCCTTGAGTCACTGGGTCTTCCATACAGGGTTTTCGGTTTCGACAGTGCCATGAGCGAAGTTGTAAACTATGCCCTTGCAGCGGACAAGTGGATGGAAAAAGAGGGTAGAAAACAAGTTTCAGCCCTCATAGGCGCTTGA
- a CDS encoding CoA-binding protein: MHKEGVKGFPYYVGVDSLSEIATKDDRVCVLNIVGGESRTVTPVSHIYSGGNIVFGTSPGRSGQKLKTSIGDIPVYNSVKEGLAAGHKFNTAVIYLPPSGVRDGVAEVVRKNPDLKKVIILTEKVSVRDSRIVRAICQTNGVDVFGGNCLGVADSWNHVRIGGALGGNAPEESLLKGSVALFSNSGNFTTTIAVYLGTEGWGTTTSISSGKDVYIQYGPKEFTHAFHNDDRSKAAVMYAEPGGYYEHGLKFDKPVVACVVGRWKAKLTKACGHAGSLAGSGDNAMAKEQWFMDYFDCDDIYTPEKPVFTKKGAVVTNIAHIPEALSKVMEANGIKPDFEPTGDLSLKCWMGNNQGLNLPEELDVPVVTAMEPYDEQIEAIDKQVGAQFPRQAMKDTSGASMMDPKTQVTKVHKVSILDCSKKNLEENLVFSLMKEYPEERATKLANLAFNTYVNMNGDVALAAADASREAENSPNTVLASAISIIGKGRAKKATAAIDLMTELFQHDKVEDPFAGDGAARAGALSADQKAVLTDGEDGSKFLESAKSLGGDSMFIQLLDAATGGKPSQDAVLGAIWATVGWSGLMRKKISKLTMGELPWYSLVFSAFVGASVPAAKHTADSFCGVKSDEIIDGWSFTETAFLALIGKKPNKAELFEFSVLLGLIISNGPGTISAQGAKGAVSADGPQDPLRVQINKAFVGMLTHTGFAHGGNGYEAVAFLIDLFKSSGLKDPADKGHGIDLKAIATKYSRDYADYKKREKAAGNIDYAKVPCINHPVFKGKDVNYDPREQFVSGLFNDKGIYNVFLDFYHNIVQSMFETKVTKNVYCVNVDAVIAVILLKMVWGLYNDGKISDAEVESAGFTTFLFGRMIGTAIEADDHQNRGRNMDTRTAASKCSYVG, from the coding sequence ATGCATAAAGAAGGTGTAAAAGGATTCCCTTACTACGTAGGGGTTGACTCGCTTAGCGAGATAGCGACAAAAGATGACCGCGTTTGCGTATTAAATATTGTTGGTGGCGAGAGCAGGACCGTAACGCCTGTCAGCCATATTTATTCGGGCGGCAATATCGTTTTCGGTACCAGCCCCGGACGCTCGGGGCAGAAGCTGAAAACTTCCATTGGTGATATTCCTGTTTACAACTCGGTTAAAGAAGGACTGGCGGCAGGCCACAAGTTCAATACGGCTGTTATCTATCTTCCACCTTCCGGTGTAAGAGACGGCGTTGCCGAGGTTGTCAGGAAAAATCCCGATCTTAAGAAGGTAATCATTCTTACTGAAAAGGTATCTGTCAGGGATTCAAGAATTGTAAGAGCTATTTGCCAGACTAACGGCGTTGACGTTTTCGGTGGTAACTGCCTCGGTGTGGCCGATTCCTGGAATCATGTAAGGATCGGTGGCGCTCTCGGCGGTAACGCCCCTGAAGAATCTCTCCTCAAGGGTTCCGTGGCCCTCTTCTCCAACTCGGGTAACTTTACGACGACTATCGCCGTTTATCTCGGTACGGAAGGATGGGGAACGACGACTTCCATCTCATCCGGTAAGGATGTTTATATCCAGTACGGCCCGAAAGAATTTACACATGCATTCCATAATGATGACCGTTCAAAGGCGGCCGTTATGTACGCCGAGCCCGGTGGATATTACGAGCATGGCCTCAAGTTCGACAAGCCCGTTGTCGCCTGTGTTGTTGGACGCTGGAAGGCGAAGCTGACCAAGGCCTGCGGACATGCCGGTTCTCTTGCCGGGTCCGGTGATAACGCCATGGCTAAAGAGCAGTGGTTCATGGACTACTTCGATTGCGATGATATTTACACACCGGAAAAGCCTGTATTCACAAAGAAGGGCGCTGTTGTTACAAACATTGCTCACATTCCTGAAGCTCTTTCAAAGGTTATGGAAGCCAACGGCATCAAGCCTGACTTCGAGCCGACAGGTGACCTTTCTCTCAAATGCTGGATGGGTAACAACCAGGGCCTCAACCTTCCTGAAGAACTCGATGTGCCTGTTGTTACGGCAATGGAGCCCTACGATGAGCAGATTGAAGCCATTGACAAGCAGGTTGGTGCTCAGTTCCCGAGACAGGCCATGAAGGACACTTCAGGCGCATCCATGATGGATCCCAAGACGCAGGTTACCAAGGTCCACAAGGTTTCCATCCTCGATTGTTCCAAGAAAAATCTTGAGGAAAACCTCGTATTCTCTCTCATGAAGGAATACCCTGAAGAGAGAGCAACAAAGCTTGCTAACCTCGCTTTTAATACCTACGTTAATATGAATGGTGATGTTGCACTTGCTGCAGCTGATGCATCAAGAGAAGCGGAGAACTCGCCAAATACGGTTCTTGCTTCTGCTATTTCTATTATCGGTAAAGGCCGTGCCAAAAAGGCCACTGCCGCTATCGATCTTATGACGGAGCTTTTCCAGCATGATAAAGTAGAAGATCCTTTTGCCGGTGACGGCGCTGCCAGGGCGGGCGCTCTTTCTGCCGATCAGAAGGCGGTATTAACTGACGGTGAAGATGGTTCCAAATTCCTGGAAAGCGCAAAATCACTTGGTGGTGATTCCATGTTCATCCAACTCCTCGATGCAGCGACAGGCGGCAAGCCTTCACAAGACGCCGTACTTGGCGCTATCTGGGCGACTGTTGGCTGGAGCGGTCTCATGAGGAAGAAAATTTCCAAACTTACCATGGGCGAACTCCCCTGGTATTCGCTTGTATTCAGCGCATTTGTCGGTGCTTCCGTTCCTGCTGCCAAGCATACGGCTGACAGCTTCTGCGGTGTGAAGAGTGATGAGATCATTGATGGCTGGAGCTTTACGGAAACGGCCTTCCTTGCTCTTATCGGTAAAAAGCCGAATAAAGCGGAGCTCTTCGAGTTCAGCGTTCTTCTCGGTCTTATCATCTCCAACGGTCCGGGAACAATCTCTGCCCAGGGCGCTAAAGGCGCCGTCAGTGCAGACGGCCCGCAGGACCCACTGAGAGTCCAGATCAACAAAGCCTTCGTTGGAATGCTCACGCACACCGGTTTTGCCCATGGCGGTAACGGTTACGAGGCGGTTGCCTTCCTTATCGACCTCTTCAAGAGCAGTGGTCTCAAGGACCCTGCCGATAAGGGACACGGTATCGACCTCAAGGCGATTGCAACTAAATACTCCAGGGACTACGCCGACTACAAGAAGCGTGAGAAAGCGGCAGGAAACATCGATTACGCCAAGGTGCCCTGTATTAACCACCCTGTCTTCAAAGGCAAGGATGTTAACTACGACCCAAGAGAGCAATTCGTCTCAGGGCTCTTTAACGACAAGGGGATTTACAACGTATTCCTCGATTTCTACCACAATATAGTTCAGTCCATGTTTGAGACAAAGGTAACGAAGAACGTTTACTGTGTTAATGTAGACGCTGTTATTGCTGTCATCCTTCTCAAGATGGTCTGGGGCCTCTACAACGACGGCAAGATAAGTGACGCTGAAGTTGAAAGCGCTGGTTTCACGACCTTCCTCTTCGGCAGGATGATCGGTACGGCCATCGAAGCGGACGATCACCAGAACAGGGGCAGGAATATGGATACAAGAACTGCGGCAAGCAAGTGCAGCTATGTAGGGTAA
- a CDS encoding phospholipase D-like domain-containing protein yields MKKKKASLIRRGSPWKEGNHFSLLVNGPVFFTAMLDAVREAREYILLEMYLMESGDITTRFINELVKAAERGVKVYLLIDDFGSWKLGHADRQRINKSKIEMAFFNPLRYWKWRFNLHRNHRKLLVIDGKTAFTGGAGLTDEFSANDGKSTYWRETMVQIRGPVTKDWARSFLNLWKRWSKREASLSPAKNHGTAGIMQGKVAFFDRRKRHATIRSLISRVRTSKKRVWIMTAYFIPTWKIRRTLAKAARKGIDVRIILPGSRTDHPSVRRISQTYYFKLLKSGVKIYEYEPSFLHSKVMLCDNWVSIGSTNLDRWSLRWNMEANQEVRDNDFAHQVMEMFNDDFQNCTQIDLTSWVKRPWSQRIIEYFWEQVMVWSEYFIYTERVKVLKKSKRELLD; encoded by the coding sequence ATGAAGAAAAAAAAAGCAAGCCTAATCAGAAGAGGAAGCCCCTGGAAAGAAGGCAACCACTTCAGCCTTTTAGTTAACGGCCCTGTTTTTTTTACGGCAATGCTCGATGCCGTCAGGGAGGCAAGGGAATACATTCTCCTTGAAATGTATCTTATGGAATCGGGGGATATAACCACGCGCTTTATCAATGAACTTGTTAAGGCCGCTGAAAGGGGCGTTAAAGTCTACCTCCTCATCGATGATTTCGGCTCCTGGAAACTTGGACATGCGGACCGGCAAAGGATTAATAAAAGCAAAATAGAAATGGCTTTTTTTAATCCCCTTCGCTACTGGAAGTGGCGCTTTAATCTTCACAGGAATCACAGGAAACTTCTCGTCATCGATGGTAAAACAGCCTTTACGGGAGGCGCCGGCCTGACCGACGAATTCAGCGCCAACGACGGCAAAAGCACATATTGGCGGGAAACAATGGTCCAGATCAGAGGACCCGTAACAAAAGACTGGGCAAGGTCCTTTCTGAACCTCTGGAAAAGGTGGAGCAAAAGGGAAGCATCCCTCTCCCCGGCAAAGAACCACGGCACGGCAGGAATAATGCAGGGGAAGGTGGCCTTTTTTGATCGCAGAAAAAGACATGCCACCATCAGGTCTCTAATAAGCCGCGTAAGAACTTCAAAAAAAAGGGTCTGGATCATGACGGCCTATTTCATTCCTACCTGGAAGATCAGGCGCACACTGGCAAAGGCTGCCAGAAAAGGCATCGATGTGAGGATCATTTTACCGGGCAGCCGCACGGATCACCCGTCGGTAAGAAGAATAAGCCAAACCTATTATTTCAAACTGCTGAAAAGCGGTGTAAAAATCTATGAATATGAACCCTCTTTTCTCCACTCGAAAGTCATGCTTTGTGACAACTGGGTCTCCATAGGGTCTACCAATCTCGACCGGTGGAGTCTTCGCTGGAACATGGAAGCAAACCAGGAAGTAAGGGATAATGACTTTGCCCATCAGGTTATGGAAATGTTTAACGATGATTTTCAGAATTGCACCCAAATTGATCTAACATCATGGGTCAAACGCCCCTGGTCTCAACGAATCATCGAATATTTCTGGGAACAGGTCATGGTCTGGAGTGAATATTTCATCTATACGGAAAGAGTGAAGGTTTTGAAAAAATCGAAGAGAGAGTTATTGGATTAA
- a CDS encoding phasin family protein, whose amino-acid sequence MLDLIKKSLEAAIGGISSTQEKMKELADELVVKGHLTKKEGVDLLEELKETVKESHKKLSAIIEDQVRKIMKEMGVATRADVKALTGRIDKLEKELAKSKKKSAPEKPAKAKTKKN is encoded by the coding sequence ATGCTGGACCTAATCAAGAAAAGTCTGGAGGCTGCCATCGGAGGTATCTCCAGCACGCAGGAAAAGATGAAAGAGCTTGCCGATGAGCTTGTTGTCAAAGGGCACCTTACAAAGAAGGAGGGTGTTGATCTTCTTGAGGAGCTAAAAGAGACGGTAAAGGAGAGTCATAAGAAACTTTCAGCCATTATTGAAGATCAGGTAAGAAAAATCATGAAAGAGATGGGTGTTGCCACCCGGGCTGATGTAAAGGCTTTGACGGGCAGGATTGATAAGCTCGAAAAAGAGCTTGCAAAAAGTAAGAAAAAAAGCGCCCCTGAAAAGCCTGCAAAGGCGAAAACGAAAAAAAACTGA
- the dapA gene encoding 4-hydroxy-tetrahydrodipicolinate synthase, translating to MFEGAFSALVTPFKDNQVDEEALRGIIGFQISKGINGLVPCGTTGESATLTYEEHKKVIEITVDAADGRVPVIAGAGSNSTAETIDLAAHAKKAGAHGALLITPYYNKPTQEGLYLHYKSVAQAVDLPLVLYNVPGRTCVNMLPETSAKLSAIENIVGIKEATADMEQISWLKKLCRDQFSILSGDDATVLPMMTLGGRGVISVVSNVVPGEMAALCRACLDGDRDKALDIHYRLLPLTRALFSETNPIPVKEAIHMMGLMSDEVRLPLTRLPEDKRPALSAVLKELDVI from the coding sequence ATGTTTGAAGGTGCATTTTCGGCGCTGGTTACACCCTTTAAGGATAATCAGGTCGATGAAGAAGCCTTAAGGGGAATTATCGGTTTTCAGATATCGAAAGGGATAAACGGGCTGGTCCCTTGCGGGACGACAGGTGAGTCGGCAACGCTTACCTATGAAGAGCATAAAAAAGTGATCGAGATTACCGTCGATGCGGCAGATGGCCGTGTTCCCGTCATTGCCGGCGCCGGGTCTAATTCGACGGCTGAAACGATAGACCTGGCAGCCCATGCAAAAAAAGCGGGCGCCCATGGGGCCTTGCTTATTACACCTTATTATAATAAACCGACACAGGAGGGGCTTTATCTTCATTATAAAAGCGTTGCTCAAGCCGTTGATTTGCCGCTTGTTCTTTATAACGTGCCGGGCAGGACCTGTGTCAACATGCTTCCCGAAACGTCAGCAAAGCTTTCAGCCATAGAAAACATCGTCGGTATCAAGGAGGCAACGGCTGATATGGAGCAGATCAGCTGGCTGAAAAAACTTTGCCGTGATCAGTTTTCCATTCTCTCCGGTGATGACGCCACAGTGCTCCCCATGATGACTCTTGGCGGCCGTGGTGTAATTTCCGTCGTTTCCAACGTGGTTCCCGGAGAGATGGCCGCCCTTTGCCGGGCCTGCCTCGATGGTGACAGGGATAAGGCGCTGGACATTCATTACCGGTTGCTGCCGCTTACCAGGGCGCTTTTTAGTGAAACCAATCCTATTCCCGTTAAAGAAGCGATTCATATGATGGGGCTCATGAGTGATGAGGTGAGGCTTCCCCTGACGAGGTTGCCCGAAGATAAGAGGCCTGCCTTGTCAGCAGTACTAAAAGAACTTGATGTTATTTAA
- a CDS encoding YqhA family protein, whose product MEKMFESMLWNSRYLVLLAVIASLLTSVLLFFMAFFNVGYLLMNSVAYIGDFLSGEITKEMKYAFHADMVGQIISSIDDFLLGTVLLIFSLGLYELFISKIDQAEEGNQILLIRNLDDLKNRLAKVILMILIVTFFKNVIQINYHEPLNILYLAAGILMVALALYFSHKQEH is encoded by the coding sequence GTGGAAAAAATGTTTGAATCTATGCTCTGGAACAGCCGTTATCTGGTATTGCTTGCTGTTATTGCCAGTCTGCTTACGTCGGTTCTTCTCTTTTTTATGGCCTTTTTTAATGTAGGCTATCTGTTGATGAATTCCGTCGCATACATTGGAGATTTCCTTTCCGGAGAGATAACAAAGGAGATGAAGTATGCCTTTCATGCCGATATGGTGGGGCAGATTATCAGTTCCATTGATGATTTTTTGCTCGGTACGGTGCTGCTCATCTTTTCGCTGGGGCTTTATGAACTTTTCATCAGCAAGATAGACCAGGCGGAAGAGGGGAACCAGATCCTGCTCATTAGGAACCTCGATGATCTGAAAAACAGGCTTGCCAAGGTCATACTTATGATCCTCATTGTGACCTTTTTCAAGAATGTTATCCAGATTAATTACCATGAGCCGCTCAATATTCTTTATCTTGCCGCGGGAATCCTCATGGTTGCCCTGGCGCTTTACTTTTCTCACAAACAGGAGCATTAA
- a CDS encoding calcium/sodium antiporter, with the protein MPISLALLVVGFALLAKGGDFLVDGASSIAKHFKVSELVIGLTIVSLGTSAPELLVNIIASVGGSSGIALGNVFGSNICNTLLILGVAAVIAPISVQRGTVWKEIPFSLFITFVLGLLLNDTFFGNSGADRLSRGDGFVLLVLFGLFMYYVFTISSSDEAGGEDGEIADMGLGKSSVFIVLGLVGLVAGGKLVVTGAVDIARTFGVSEALIGLTIVAIGTSLPELFASAMAAYRGKSDIAIGNVVGSNIFNVLFVLGISSVIKTIPYPSLLNADLALVVLSIFFVFAFMFSGRKHRLERWEGALLVFTYFAYMVYLGIRE; encoded by the coding sequence ATGCCCATATCGCTTGCGCTCCTTGTCGTCGGATTCGCTCTGCTGGCCAAAGGTGGAGATTTTCTTGTCGATGGCGCTTCCTCCATTGCCAAGCATTTTAAGGTCTCCGAGCTGGTCATCGGCCTTACTATTGTCTCGCTGGGTACTTCCGCGCCGGAACTGCTCGTCAACATTATTGCTTCTGTGGGCGGCAGTTCAGGCATTGCTCTTGGGAACGTTTTCGGCAGTAACATTTGTAATACATTACTCATCCTCGGTGTGGCTGCCGTCATTGCACCCATTTCGGTACAGCGGGGTACCGTTTGGAAAGAGATCCCCTTTTCACTCTTTATTACCTTCGTGCTGGGTCTGCTTTTAAACGATACTTTTTTCGGCAATTCAGGCGCAGACCGTCTGTCCAGGGGGGATGGCTTCGTGCTTCTCGTTCTTTTCGGGCTTTTTATGTACTACGTTTTTACAATCAGCAGCAGTGATGAAGCGGGCGGAGAGGATGGCGAGATTGCCGATATGGGGCTTGGCAAGTCTTCTGTTTTTATTGTTCTGGGACTGGTTGGTCTTGTGGCGGGAGGTAAGCTGGTTGTCACAGGCGCCGTTGATATTGCAAGGACTTTCGGAGTCAGTGAGGCCCTTATCGGACTGACTATTGTTGCTATCGGAACGTCACTGCCGGAACTCTTCGCTTCGGCCATGGCTGCCTATCGCGGCAAGTCCGATATTGCCATAGGCAACGTAGTCGGATCGAATATTTTTAACGTTCTTTTCGTTCTCGGCATCAGTTCCGTTATCAAGACCATTCCCTATCCCTCCTTATTAAATGCAGACCTCGCTCTTGTTGTCCTGTCCATTTTTTTTGTTTTTGCTTTCATGTTTTCAGGCAGGAAGCACCGCCTGGAAAGATGGGAGGGCGCGTTGCTTGTATTTACCTATTTCGCCTACATGGTTTATCTTGGCATAAGGGAATAG